The DNA segment CCCTTACAATGGCTAAAAAATCAATACCAAAGTGATTGAAAAAATTATCATCCTCTACTGATAAAAATGCATGGATCACATGAGGTGGAATATCACTGTATTTTAATAATTCTTGTTTGTGGCGGTATAACTCTGCAAACAAAACTCCATTGGTATCATATAATTTAGTAGGAGTAGTTGGTTGGTAAGATGCTAGTTTTTGTAATTCTTTCCCTTTGTTCACTTCGGAAAGAATGTATCCAAAAAAGAGTCCTCCAAGAAGTGCGATACTAAAGAAGGTAGTGATGGTAATTCGAAGTGTTTTTTCTTTGTTCATAGTCATTATAAGTGGAATCTAAGTCCTTCTCTTGCTAAATGAATTTTCAATTTCTTCTCGCCTAACTGCTGCTGGTGGAGTTTTGCGTTTTCATAAATATCATAAATTTTTTCATCAGAGTAACTTGGTTCATGGTGAGTGAGCACTAAGTTTTTCACACGCCAAGAAGAAGCACAATTTACGGACATCGTATAAGCCGTGTGGCCCCAATCAAATTTGGAAAAGGATTCATCCAAGGTGTATTGCGTATCTAAAATGAGTAAGTCTGCATCCGCAAAAAAAGGCAAACAGTCGTGGATGAGGTCCATATCAGCTCCCGTAAATTCTGCATCCGTAGCAAAGATAAAAATTTTACCGGCACGGTTTGTGAATTTATACGCAAACGACCCACCTGGGTGTTTTAGAGGGTAACACTCTACTTTGAGACCTGATGGAAATTCCAAAACATCCCCAGGGAAAAAGAGTTTGAACTCTTTGGCTGAACCAGTTCCGTCCAGTGGGACAGGAAAAAATTCTGGTTCTTGTTGTCTTTGTAATCGTTTTTCTAAATCAGCATAAGGAGAATAAAAATGCAAATGGAAGTCTGGGAAATAAATAGGCTTAAAAAAAGGAAGGCCTTGGATATGATCCCAATGGGTGTGTGTGATAAAAAAGGAGACCGTTTTTTTCAATTGGTTTGTGAAATATTCAGAAACAAGTTCATCACCTAAATTGCGAAGTCCAGTCCCCATATCCAAAACATAGGTTTGCCCATCATCATCAGTCACCGAAACACAGGTTGTGTCAGATCCTGTGACAAATTTTAAGTGGTAGGGAAGATTTTGCCAAAACTCATCCACAGATCCCACAGCCCCTGATTGTTTGTAGAGGTCCAGAATCTCGATTATCTTTTTGCGGTAGTCTTGGTTTCGGAGTGGGCTCGCAATGGAACCGCGGACTCCGTAGAGTTGCACAATCACTTCCTCGATGCTAGGAAATCGACTTTCCTTGTCACTCAAGATTTACGACCTTGAATTTATGGCCTCTCGTACCCCAGGATATGAACTCCGATTTGGACCACCTATGGTTCCCGTTGTCCGAACTCTAATTTTAGTCAATGTCATCTTTTTCATTCTGCAACTTTTGACAAAACTCAGCTTCCATACTCCCCTTGTGGAACTCTATTTGGGTCTCTCACCCGAACTTGTGTTCCGAGGATGGGTTTGGCAACTCGTGAGTTATGCATTTTTACACGGAAGTTTTATGCACATCCTATTCAATATGCTGAGCCTTTGGATGTTTGGCTCAGAACTTGCTGAAATTTGGGGGGAACGTGCTTTTCTCAAATTTTATTTTTTCACTGCTTTTCTCGGTGGGATTGGAACGATCACAGCACAATATTTGGGAATCCCACAAGGTGTCGTAGTCGGAGCAAGTGCCAGTATCTATGGCCTACTTGTTGCGTATGGAATGACATGGCCAAACCGCGAACTTTTGGTATTTCTCATTTTTCCCATGCGAGCCAAATACTTTGTGATGATTGTGATGCTTATGGTACTGTTTGCACAAGG comes from the Leptospira ellinghausenii genome and includes:
- a CDS encoding MBL fold metallo-hydrolase, with translation MIVQLYGVRGSIASPLRNQDYRKKIIEILDLYKQSGAVGSVDEFWQNLPYHLKFVTGSDTTCVSVTDDDGQTYVLDMGTGLRNLGDELVSEYFTNQLKKTVSFFITHTHWDHIQGLPFFKPIYFPDFHLHFYSPYADLEKRLQRQQEPEFFPVPLDGTGSAKEFKLFFPGDVLEFPSGLKVECYPLKHPGGSFAYKFTNRAGKIFIFATDAEFTGADMDLIHDCLPFFADADLLILDTQYTLDESFSKFDWGHTAYTMSVNCASSWRVKNLVLTHHEPSYSDEKIYDIYENAKLHQQQLGEKKLKIHLAREGLRFHL
- a CDS encoding rhomboid family intramembrane serine protease encodes the protein MASRTPGYELRFGPPMVPVVRTLILVNVIFFILQLLTKLSFHTPLVELYLGLSPELVFRGWVWQLVSYAFLHGSFMHILFNMLSLWMFGSELAEIWGERAFLKFYFFTAFLGGIGTITAQYLGIPQGVVVGASASIYGLLVAYGMTWPNRELLVFLIFPMRAKYFVMIVMLMVLFAQGERVAHFAHLGGAIGGLILMKLYTGWKGTKSSLPTWSLSRYLQKRRFMRYQEEMAKRENAKTKVDELLEKISKNGMESLSRKERKFLNEASQKYFNE